From the genome of Sphingobacterium kitahiroshimense, one region includes:
- a CDS encoding thiazole synthase: MDTLKIADQIFQSRLFLGTGKFGSLQQMKESIVASGSELVTMALKRLDHQSSSDTFLESLQIPDVNLLPNTSGARNAKEAVLAAQLAREALETNWVKLEIHPDSRYLMPDPIETLLATEQLAKLGFIVLPYMHADPVLCKRLEEAGTSAVMPLAAPIGSNKGLRTLDFLEMIIAQSQVPVIIDAGIGAPSDAAKAMEIGADAVLVNTAIASAKYPIQMATAFKEAVIAGRKAYQAGLGISENRAIASSPLTSFLID; this comes from the coding sequence ATGGATACATTAAAAATAGCAGATCAGATATTTCAATCGAGACTATTCTTAGGAACAGGAAAGTTCGGAAGTCTGCAACAAATGAAGGAATCTATCGTCGCATCGGGTTCTGAATTGGTCACGATGGCTTTAAAGCGTTTGGACCATCAGTCTTCCTCAGACACATTTCTCGAGTCTTTACAGATCCCTGACGTAAATTTACTCCCCAATACCTCTGGAGCACGTAATGCAAAAGAAGCAGTCTTGGCCGCACAACTTGCTCGTGAAGCCCTGGAAACGAACTGGGTAAAACTCGAAATTCATCCAGATTCACGCTACCTGATGCCCGATCCGATCGAAACATTGTTGGCTACAGAGCAACTTGCAAAACTCGGTTTTATTGTGCTCCCTTATATGCATGCAGATCCAGTGCTCTGTAAAAGACTAGAAGAAGCTGGAACGTCGGCAGTAATGCCTTTAGCTGCACCCATAGGAAGTAATAAAGGACTTCGAACATTGGACTTTTTAGAAATGATCATCGCCCAAAGCCAAGTTCCTGTTATTATTGATGCTGGAATTGGTGCTCCTTCCGATGCTGCAAAGGCAATGGAAATCGGTGCTGATGCTGTTTTAGTCAATACAGCTATTGCATCCGCAAAATATCCGATACAGATGGCGACGGCATTTAAAGAAGCTGTAATAGCAGGTCGCAAAGCTTATCAGGCAGGATTAGGTATATCAGAAAATCGTGCTATCGCTTCTAGTCCGCTAACTTCATTTTTAATCGATTAA
- the thiC gene encoding phosphomethylpyrimidine synthase ThiC: MLEQNITQTPFPNSKKVYISGQLYPIQVAMREITLSPTKLSKGGIEINPPVTIYDTSGPYTDEQAQIDIRKGLPRTRENWILDRKDVQVLSQISSDYGKERLADSNLDELRFEYSHRPKKALAGKNVSQLHYARKGIITPEMEYVAIRENQRIEQIEAATKGMDHQHTGHSFGARTPKKLITPEFVREEIAAGRAIIPNNINHPESEPMIIGRNFLVKINANIGNSAVTSSIEEEVDKAVWACRWGADTIMDLSTGKNIHETREWIIRNSPVPIGTVPIYQALEKVKGVAEDLTWEIFRDTLIEQAEQGVSYFTIHAGVLLRYIHLTAQRVTGIVSRGGSIMAKWCLFHHKENFLYTHFEEICQIMKEYDVAFSLGDGLRPGSIADANDAAQFAELETLGELTKIAWKHDVQVMIEGPGHVPMHMIKENMDKQLEVCEEAPFYTLGPLTTDIAPGYDHITSAIGAAMIGWFGCAMLCYVTPKEHLGLPNRKDVKDGVITYKLAAHAADLAKGHPGAQYRDNALSKARFEFRWEDQFNLSLDPDTAREFHDETLPADGAKVAHFCSMCGPKFCSMKITQEIRDSAEQGMIDMSKEFIEQGKELYL; this comes from the coding sequence ATGTTAGAACAAAACATTACCCAGACCCCATTTCCAAATTCAAAAAAAGTCTATATTTCAGGTCAGCTCTATCCTATTCAGGTTGCCATGCGTGAAATTACATTAAGTCCGACCAAACTTAGCAAGGGTGGAATAGAAATCAATCCTCCAGTCACTATTTATGACACTTCTGGTCCGTATACGGATGAACAAGCACAGATTGATATACGCAAAGGTCTTCCTAGAACTCGTGAAAATTGGATATTGGACAGAAAAGATGTTCAAGTTTTATCACAAATCAGTTCAGATTATGGAAAAGAAAGATTGGCAGACTCGAACCTGGATGAACTCCGTTTTGAATACAGCCATAGACCTAAAAAAGCATTAGCGGGTAAAAATGTAAGTCAACTGCACTATGCAAGAAAAGGAATCATAACTCCAGAGATGGAGTATGTAGCCATTCGCGAAAATCAGCGTATTGAGCAAATCGAAGCAGCAACTAAAGGTATGGATCATCAGCACACCGGTCACAGTTTTGGTGCCCGTACCCCAAAGAAATTAATTACCCCTGAATTTGTAAGAGAAGAAATTGCCGCCGGAAGAGCAATTATTCCAAACAACATTAATCATCCAGAAAGCGAACCGATGATCATCGGCCGCAACTTTTTGGTAAAGATCAACGCTAATATTGGTAATAGTGCCGTTACCTCAAGCATTGAAGAAGAAGTTGATAAAGCTGTCTGGGCATGCCGATGGGGTGCTGATACAATTATGGATCTTTCAACAGGTAAAAATATTCATGAAACACGCGAATGGATCATCCGTAATTCTCCGGTGCCAATTGGTACAGTTCCTATATATCAAGCTTTGGAAAAAGTAAAAGGCGTTGCAGAAGATCTGACATGGGAAATATTCAGAGATACACTAATTGAACAAGCCGAACAAGGGGTTTCTTATTTCACCATCCATGCAGGAGTACTTTTACGTTATATCCATTTAACAGCACAACGTGTAACAGGTATTGTTTCCCGAGGTGGCTCGATTATGGCAAAATGGTGTCTGTTCCATCATAAAGAAAACTTCCTCTACACGCATTTTGAAGAGATCTGTCAGATTATGAAGGAATATGATGTTGCTTTTTCACTAGGGGATGGACTGCGACCAGGTTCTATAGCTGATGCTAACGATGCTGCACAATTTGCTGAATTAGAAACCTTGGGTGAGTTGACCAAAATAGCATGGAAACATGATGTACAGGTTATGATCGAAGGTCCAGGTCATGTACCTATGCACATGATCAAAGAAAACATGGACAAACAGCTTGAGGTTTGTGAAGAAGCACCATTTTACACTTTAGGCCCATTGACAACAGATATTGCTCCGGGTTATGATCACATCACCTCAGCAATTGGCGCGGCAATGATTGGCTGGTTCGGCTGTGCCATGCTTTGTTATGTTACCCCAAAAGAACACCTCGGTTTACCTAACCGAAAAGATGTAAAGGATGGCGTGATCACCTACAAACTGGCTGCACATGCGGCAGATTTGGCTAAAGGACATCCTGGTGCACAATACCGAGACAATGCTCTAAGTAAAGCGAGGTTTGAGTTCCGTTGGGAAGATCAGTTTAACCTTTCCTTAGATCCTGACACAGCCCGAGAATTTCATGATGAAACTTTACCTGCAGACGGCGCTAAAGTTGCTCACTTCTGTTCGATGTGCGGCCCTAAATTCTGCTCGATGAAGATCACACAGGAAATCCGGGATTCTGCAGAACAAGGCATGATCGATATGTCAAAAGAGTTTATCGAACAAGGTAAAGAATTATACTTATGA
- a CDS encoding thiamine phosphate synthase — protein MIIVLTAEHDIDNELQTINSVLDAGLELLHIRKYNFSDDDMCQFIYGIDPQYRNRLVMHSHHHLAEKLNLNRLHFNEYDRKSKKQNQYSHTVIRSTSVHSMIDFNQLDNQWSYALFSPMFSSISKPGYGKEHTIKDQLKLRNNQQVQLIGLAGIHSENLGLAYDAGVDGVALLGTIWKSAQPVKSFKNCLIKDHAYCL, from the coding sequence ATGATCATCGTCTTGACAGCCGAGCATGATATTGATAACGAACTCCAGACCATCAACAGTGTACTGGATGCAGGATTGGAACTATTGCATATTCGAAAATATAATTTTTCGGATGATGATATGTGTCAATTTATTTATGGAATAGATCCGCAATATCGAAATCGTCTTGTCATGCATAGCCATCATCATCTAGCCGAAAAGTTAAACTTAAACCGGTTACATTTTAATGAATATGATCGAAAATCAAAAAAACAAAATCAGTATAGTCATACCGTAATCCGATCAACATCTGTACACAGTATGATAGATTTTAATCAACTGGATAACCAATGGTCATATGCACTGTTTAGTCCGATGTTTTCAAGTATTTCAAAACCAGGTTATGGTAAGGAGCATACTATCAAAGATCAGCTAAAACTTCGGAATAATCAGCAAGTTCAATTAATTGGGCTTGCTGGTATCCATTCCGAAAACCTAGGCCTTGCATATGACGCCGGCGTCGATGGTGTAGCTTTATTAGGAACAATATGGAAGAGTGCACAACCTGTAAAAAGTTTTAAAAATTGTCTTATAAAAGATCATGCGTATTGCCTGTAA
- the thiE gene encoding thiamine phosphate synthase: protein MTAYPKNITFSKIQYISQGDTAIEQETNINNALQAGADWIQLRWKQGTKDEVLALARRIKQHCLQHSATLIINDYLHIAKTIDAAGVHLGLTDTDIQEARHVLGPHKIIGGTANNISDVQQRITENCDYIGLGPLRFTATKNNLSPILGLTGYQDIVYHLKNNGQNYPPIYAIGGITLDDIVPLQDIGIYGIALSSLITVHPHYIQELKNKLQWIH from the coding sequence ATGACAGCATACCCCAAAAATATCACGTTCAGTAAGATACAGTATATCTCGCAGGGAGATACGGCTATTGAACAGGAGACTAACATTAATAATGCACTACAAGCGGGTGCAGATTGGATTCAGCTACGCTGGAAACAAGGCACTAAAGATGAAGTGCTCGCATTAGCACGTCGTATTAAACAGCATTGCTTGCAACATAGTGCTACGCTTATTATCAATGATTATCTGCACATAGCCAAAACCATTGATGCTGCTGGAGTTCATCTGGGATTAACAGATACTGACATACAAGAGGCCCGACATGTATTAGGACCGCACAAAATAATTGGTGGTACAGCAAATAATATTTCTGACGTACAGCAACGCATCACAGAAAACTGCGATTACATCGGTCTTGGCCCTTTACGGTTCACCGCAACTAAAAACAATTTAAGTCCAATATTAGGCTTAACAGGATATCAAGACATCGTTTATCATTTAAAAAACAACGGTCAAAACTATCCGCCGATTTACGCTATTGGCGGTATAACACTTGATGATATCGTTCCCCTACAAGATATTGGCATTTATGGGATAGCACTGTCAAGTTTAATCACCGTACACCCTCACTACATTCAAGAACTTAAAAATAAACTACAATGGATACATTAA